The Fibrobacter sp. UWB5 genome contains a region encoding:
- a CDS encoding CotH kinase family protein, translated as MKRQSKKLLLFFVLLFLAFIVNSCGTWGENSSQAADSAYLPLDDSEYPYAGLPRLVIETENFRQINNKETKVPARLQFYGKNKPSSEILDLTIKGRGNSSFVMTKYGYKIKLAEKDSLLGMSKDKEWDLISNFRDRSLLRNYITYQLAGILGDEYFPKCEFIELYLNRQYLGIYLLVEHVKVSKNRVDIPKSDSSFLFEKTSATTTDGALFTSSLGYIFKFRQPKEPSEESKELLENHINDFEHFLQSKSIYKLDSIGKWINIDDFVRYYWIQEFSKNIDGHRRSIFITWETDSALKMGPVWDFDLGYGSSADVKSGPEEWLIRKYGWDRYLFKNKDYESRVREYWKKNRSAFVATLDSIDSMSEKLERASANEFKKWPILENDSRWPFHEKFDSYQDAVDALKSWIEARIQWVDENI; from the coding sequence ATGAAGCGTCAGTCCAAGAAGCTTCTATTGTTTTTCGTTCTTCTTTTTTTAGCATTTATTGTCAATTCTTGCGGCACTTGGGGCGAAAATTCGTCGCAAGCTGCCGATTCGGCGTATTTACCGCTAGACGATTCCGAATACCCTTATGCCGGATTGCCGCGCCTGGTAATTGAAACCGAGAATTTCAGGCAAATTAACAACAAGGAGACGAAAGTCCCGGCTCGTCTGCAATTCTACGGCAAAAACAAGCCCTCTAGCGAAATTCTGGACCTCACGATCAAGGGACGAGGCAATTCCAGCTTCGTGATGACCAAATACGGTTACAAGATCAAGCTAGCCGAAAAAGATTCACTGCTCGGAATGTCCAAGGACAAGGAATGGGACTTGATTTCCAACTTTCGCGACAGGTCCCTATTGCGAAACTACATCACCTACCAGCTCGCGGGAATCCTCGGCGACGAATACTTTCCGAAATGCGAATTCATAGAACTTTACCTGAACCGGCAATACTTGGGAATCTATCTCTTAGTCGAACACGTCAAGGTTTCCAAGAACCGCGTAGACATTCCCAAAAGCGATTCCAGTTTTCTTTTTGAAAAGACCTCTGCCACCACTACAGACGGGGCATTGTTCACGTCTAGTCTCGGCTATATTTTCAAGTTCCGCCAGCCCAAGGAACCGAGCGAAGAGTCCAAGGAACTCCTCGAAAATCACATCAACGATTTCGAGCATTTTCTGCAATCCAAAAGCATTTACAAACTGGACAGCATTGGCAAATGGATCAACATCGATGATTTTGTAAGATACTACTGGATTCAAGAATTCTCCAAGAACATCGATGGCCACAGGCGAAGCATTTTTATCACTTGGGAAACGGACAGTGCCTTAAAAATGGGACCCGTATGGGATTTTGACTTGGGCTACGGAAGTTCGGCAGACGTGAAAAGCGGACCCGAGGAATGGCTGATTCGCAAATACGGGTGGGACCGCTATTTGTTCAAGAACAAGGATTACGAATCGCGGGTAAGGGAATACTGGAAAAAGAACCGTTCCGCATTTGTCGCGACCCTGGATTCCATTGATTCCATGTCCGAAAAACTGGAGAGAGCTTCGGCAAACGAATTCAAAAAATGGCCCATTCTGGAAAACGACTCCAGGTGGCCCTTCCATGAAAAATTCGACAGCTACCAGGACGCCGTAGACGCTCTAAAATCCTGGATAGAAGCGCGAATCCAGTGGGTTGACGAGAACATATAA
- the tagD gene encoding glycerol-3-phosphate cytidylyltransferase, producing MKKIITYGTFDLLHYGHINLLKRAKALGDYLIVALSTDEFNWNQKQKKCYFSYEKRKQLLEAVRYVDLVIPEESWDQKKTDVKEYHVDTFVMGDDWKGKFDFLKDSCEVVYLPRTPEISTTQIKKDLETLKK from the coding sequence ATGAAGAAGATAATCACATACGGTACTTTTGACCTTTTACATTACGGACATATTAACCTTCTGAAGCGCGCCAAGGCTTTAGGCGATTATCTTATTGTAGCCCTTTCCACTGACGAATTCAACTGGAACCAAAAGCAGAAAAAATGCTACTTCAGTTACGAGAAGCGTAAACAGCTCCTGGAAGCCGTGCGCTACGTGGACCTCGTGATTCCCGAAGAAAGTTGGGACCAGAAGAAAACGGACGTCAAGGAATACCACGTAGATACTTTTGTGATGGGCGACGACTGGAAAGGAAAATTCGATTTCCTTAAAGATTCCTGCGAGGTGGTTTATTTGCCCCGCACGCCGGAAATCAGCACGACCCAAATCAAAAAAGATCTGGAAACTTTAAAGAAATAG
- a CDS encoding lipopolysaccharide biosynthesis protein has product MSLKQKTFKGVIWSAVERFSTQGVQFLFGILLARLLTPNDYGMIAMLTIFMAVSQTFIDSGFGNALIRKPDRNEADKATVFFFNIFMAAACYGIIFLGAPFVAQFYKMPQLSDILRILAINLIIQAFGSIQRLNLTIDLNFKTLAKVSLIGAIVGGTAGLISAYNGLGVWSLVIQQMVTTSTRVVLFWTLVHWRPKTFFNKTSFKNMFGFGSKLLASGLLNTLYENIYDLIIGKFFSASTLGNYSRASHFANFPSSNITGIFQRVTFPVLSKIQDDPVKLRKGYLKFLNMSTLVIFPLMIGLAALAKPFILLVLTEKWANVILILQIICIAHMWHPVHAINLNVLQVMGRSDLFLKLEIIKKITGIIILCVTLPYGIIAMCFGQWVDTCFGLVVNTYYSGKLLNAGLLSQMKMYIPTLLNSLIMGAISVGVTKILPEKEYALQLVLGIAAGALYYVASNWIFNRETVKELLELLNKKKNKM; this is encoded by the coding sequence ATGTCTTTGAAGCAAAAAACTTTCAAAGGCGTCATTTGGAGTGCTGTAGAAAGATTTTCTACCCAGGGCGTTCAGTTCCTGTTCGGTATTCTTTTAGCTAGACTTCTGACGCCTAACGATTACGGCATGATTGCCATGCTCACCATCTTTATGGCGGTGAGCCAAACTTTCATTGATAGCGGTTTTGGAAACGCACTCATTCGAAAGCCGGACCGCAACGAAGCCGACAAGGCCACCGTATTCTTCTTCAATATCTTTATGGCGGCGGCCTGCTATGGCATAATCTTCTTGGGAGCGCCCTTTGTAGCCCAGTTCTACAAGATGCCGCAACTTTCGGATATTCTCCGGATTCTCGCCATCAACCTGATTATTCAGGCCTTCGGATCAATTCAGCGATTGAATCTGACCATTGACCTGAATTTTAAAACGCTGGCAAAGGTTTCCCTGATTGGAGCCATCGTGGGCGGCACGGCAGGCCTTATCAGCGCCTACAATGGACTTGGCGTATGGTCGCTGGTTATCCAGCAAATGGTCACGACTTCTACGAGAGTGGTTCTGTTCTGGACTCTTGTTCACTGGCGTCCCAAGACATTTTTCAACAAGACGTCTTTCAAGAACATGTTCGGCTTCGGTTCCAAGCTTTTAGCCTCCGGCCTGTTGAACACCTTGTACGAAAACATCTATGACCTGATTATTGGCAAGTTTTTTTCTGCCTCCACCTTGGGTAACTACAGCAGGGCATCTCATTTTGCAAACTTTCCCTCGTCAAACATCACAGGGATTTTCCAGAGAGTCACCTTTCCTGTTCTGAGCAAAATTCAAGATGACCCTGTAAAGTTGAGAAAAGGATATTTAAAGTTTCTCAACATGTCCACCTTGGTCATATTCCCGCTCATGATTGGCCTAGCAGCTCTGGCAAAACCGTTTATCCTCCTGGTCCTTACTGAAAAATGGGCCAACGTCATCCTGATACTACAGATTATCTGCATCGCCCATATGTGGCACCCCGTACACGCAATCAACCTGAACGTACTGCAAGTCATGGGGCGATCCGACTTATTCCTAAAACTGGAAATCATCAAGAAAATTACAGGCATCATCATACTTTGCGTCACGCTTCCTTATGGCATCATCGCCATGTGCTTCGGCCAATGGGTCGACACCTGCTTTGGCCTTGTAGTAAACACGTACTATTCCGGGAAGTTGTTGAACGCAGGCCTTTTAAGCCAAATGAAAATGTATATTCCCACACTTTTGAACTCCCTAATCATGGGAGCCATAAGCGTAGGCGTAACCAAGATTCTTCCAGAAAAAGAGTATGCGCTTCAACTTGTTCTAGGCATTGCCGCAGGAGCCCTATATTATGTGGCGAGCAACTGGATATTTAACAGGGAAACGGTCAAGGAACTGCTGGAGCTTTTGAACAAAAAGAAAAACAAAATGTAA
- a CDS encoding acyltransferase, with protein sequence MTPAKPNYFPALDGLRLLASINIVMLHLGSSSALNYMADYKWIMPIINAPAFAAGIFYVLAGFLFASKFSDPERRIPVIPFMFARISKLYRLHFFMTILMFLVLVFKFSGYTHLPGLSEIGDCFAAGLAKMTHPWRSLLLHITLTWSIVPDLGMKLNEPSWSLTSFFVCYAVTPWFSRWLFKQSNRTLWVLFGTLFIPGILWATFFGLSDNLWFESYDAKYRFFHIFAPVRIFEYLFGMVLFRLFKEGHFDFLKRNFASGIAQFVMLAAIYGSLFLMRPELNPGFNYFFHHSLPILLYGLFLVSLLTGKGFVAKFFCIGIVRKIGRASFYPYLIHLPIITIAWGICNLNQPKNTILLLIFIYTVSTLYSEFKVWRRKKAKAKLQQNSAK encoded by the coding sequence ATGACTCCTGCAAAACCGAATTATTTCCCGGCTCTTGACGGCCTTCGACTCCTCGCAAGCATTAACATCGTGATGCTGCACTTGGGTTCCTCTTCGGCCCTCAATTACATGGCCGACTACAAGTGGATCATGCCTATCATTAATGCGCCCGCCTTTGCCGCCGGCATCTTCTACGTGCTCGCCGGTTTTCTTTTCGCGAGCAAGTTTAGCGATCCGGAACGCCGTATTCCTGTAATCCCCTTCATGTTCGCCCGCATCTCCAAGCTTTACCGCCTGCACTTCTTCATGACCATCCTCATGTTCCTGGTGCTCGTCTTCAAGTTCAGCGGTTACACGCACCTGCCCGGACTCTCTGAAATCGGCGACTGCTTTGCCGCCGGCCTTGCAAAAATGACCCACCCGTGGCGAAGCCTCCTTTTGCATATCACGCTTACTTGGTCCATTGTGCCCGATTTGGGCATGAAACTGAATGAACCGTCGTGGTCGCTGACGAGTTTCTTCGTATGCTACGCGGTGACTCCCTGGTTTAGCCGCTGGCTATTCAAGCAAAGCAATCGCACGCTCTGGGTGCTTTTCGGAACGCTCTTCATTCCGGGCATTCTCTGGGCAACCTTCTTTGGCCTTTCCGACAACCTTTGGTTCGAAAGCTACGATGCCAAGTACCGTTTCTTCCATATCTTTGCTCCTGTCCGTATTTTTGAATACCTGTTTGGCATGGTGCTTTTCAGGCTCTTCAAAGAAGGCCATTTCGACTTTCTCAAGCGAAACTTTGCAAGCGGTATTGCGCAATTTGTCATGCTCGCCGCTATTTACGGCAGTCTCTTCCTGATGCGTCCGGAACTGAATCCTGGCTTCAATTATTTCTTCCATCATTCGCTCCCGATTTTATTGTACGGCCTTTTCCTGGTTTCGCTTCTGACCGGCAAGGGTTTTGTCGCGAAGTTCTTCTGCATTGGCATTGTCCGCAAAATCGGCCGTGCTTCGTTCTACCCGTACCTGATTCATTTGCCCATCATCACGATTGCCTGGGGTATTTGCAACTTGAACCAACCTAAGAATACAATCCTGCTTTTGATATTCATCTATACGGTCAGTACGCTGTATAGCGAGTTCAAAGTTTGGCGTCGCAAGAAGGCAAAAGCCAAGTTGCAGCAGAATTCTGCAAAGTAA
- a CDS encoding hemolysin family protein, which translates to MFYIVLTVLGCLAISAFCSVTEASFYSMPPATIEQLQKQKKFTARYIVHVKENIDRYIASVLVVNTIANTVGASLATALAVKNLPPLGQVSLPIILTVLILLFGEITPKTLGVKQAKIAAPLVAVPFYYITIVLSWTGIIWLCLTLTKHWTREKEDKKDVSIDDINSLVSLGLREDVIDRQQSVVIKNILALKSVPVRKVMTPRQVVFSLKADSSIGETLDERGNWPFSRVPLYEKEKDNWIGIVLRRDAYNKLAEGMRDVKLRQMMRPLQLIPDSLTLDKLLLRFLKQRGHIVGVVDEWGAIAGIVSLEDVLEEILGREIVDEYDEAIDLQETARRRSKALARIRQQSKMQKDLEK; encoded by the coding sequence ATGTTTTATATCGTCCTTACGGTTCTAGGTTGCCTTGCCATCTCGGCGTTCTGTTCGGTGACAGAAGCGTCATTTTACAGCATGCCGCCCGCAACCATCGAGCAACTGCAAAAGCAGAAAAAGTTTACCGCCCGCTACATTGTGCACGTCAAGGAAAATATTGATCGCTACATCGCCTCGGTGCTGGTGGTGAATACGATTGCAAACACCGTGGGCGCATCGCTTGCTACGGCCCTTGCGGTCAAGAATTTGCCGCCCCTCGGGCAGGTGTCGCTCCCGATTATTCTCACCGTGCTCATTCTCCTGTTTGGCGAAATTACGCCGAAAACCTTGGGCGTCAAGCAGGCAAAAATTGCGGCCCCCTTGGTCGCGGTGCCTTTCTATTACATCACGATAGTCCTTTCGTGGACAGGCATCATCTGGCTTTGCCTCACGCTTACCAAGCACTGGACTCGCGAAAAAGAAGACAAGAAAGACGTGAGTATCGATGACATCAACAGCTTGGTAAGTCTCGGGCTCCGCGAAGACGTCATTGACCGCCAGCAGTCTGTGGTCATCAAGAACATTCTGGCCCTAAAGTCGGTGCCGGTGCGTAAAGTGATGACGCCGCGTCAAGTGGTGTTTTCGCTCAAGGCCGATTCTTCTATCGGCGAGACTCTCGATGAACGCGGCAATTGGCCGTTCTCCCGCGTACCGCTTTACGAAAAAGAAAAGGATAACTGGATCGGGATTGTGCTTCGCCGCGACGCCTACAACAAGCTTGCCGAAGGCATGCGCGATGTCAAGCTCCGTCAGATGATGCGCCCGCTGCAGCTCATTCCCGACAGTCTTACGTTAGACAAACTTTTGCTCCGCTTCTTGAAACAGCGCGGGCATATCGTGGGCGTTGTCGACGAATGGGGCGCCATTGCCGGCATCGTCAGCCTCGAAGACGTCCTCGAAGAAATCCTCGGCCGCGAAATCGTCGACGAATACGACGAAGCCATCGACCTCCAAGAAACCGCCCGCCGCCGCTCCAAAGCCCTTGCCCGCATCCGCCAACAAAGCAAAATGCAAAAGGACCTTGAAAAATAG
- the sppA gene encoding signal peptide peptidase SppA: MKLMQNKFVPALFLFCAAYALAYIPGESDFVSLENEHGIWGNPAGLAAFDSKGALISYDYDKSIKDFRVGGNLEHWAAGFEYTQGPHHLDFSRWSLTHGNALWNRTIFVGERVNAIRTAEFTGTEWSVDLGLMIRPLSFVSLGYSCDNVLYAGPQAPERVQNLGATLRLGPLFSVSYDVEDFEDHRLLFELGLYGVRWGFRMPLHGDDEYRLTFSTSFGGYNNVALHVYDDLLPKGGAWGYHSARNPNASLSAQIIRVPLDMQISETEDEFSFFRKSSICIWHVRNLFEHMLRDPACGLVILDFSGYKGNIGVSSEIDRYVKKLKARGSKVVAYMDDIRPAVLLASAHVDRIAVEPSAHMNWRGLGGNILFYKGLFDKLGVKAEFLRHGAYKSAVEPYVADSMSAEARSNFDTLYHDLWTALQTYISMRGVGPQMSSEKAYKHLDSLAGEPLVTASAAKRAGLVDTLLYLDQVPSYALKTFFDIDYPNAAFRTWSPTDKKIFNESWAPRAKIALLNIDGTIDSRMERSVLESIRKLPSTGAEALIVRISSPGGSAIASDKIWAALRNISEIGIPVVSSIGYMGASGGYYIACAGDKILAEPMAIVGSIGIYGGKIDASGLMDKIGLKAETVKTHEYADATTFTRAWTDREKAALQAYMDEFYDRFTGVVSKAMGIPQATVDTAYGGGRVMIGIKALAAGLVHGLGGIDDAIAVAKQLADIGENTDVDLQVLGSGHSLTLPTPGSKMLYQLSDWTEYIYDLSRPQLWAVEPALFEPALLGIE, encoded by the coding sequence ATGAAATTGATGCAAAATAAGTTTGTACCGGCGCTTTTTTTGTTCTGCGCAGCGTATGCCCTTGCCTATATTCCCGGCGAGTCTGATTTTGTATCGCTCGAAAATGAACACGGCATTTGGGGCAACCCGGCCGGCCTTGCCGCCTTTGATTCCAAGGGCGCGCTCATTAGCTACGATTATGACAAGTCCATCAAGGATTTTCGCGTTGGCGGTAATTTAGAACATTGGGCGGCCGGTTTTGAATATACCCAGGGCCCGCACCATCTTGATTTTTCTCGCTGGAGCCTCACACACGGCAACGCCCTCTGGAACCGCACGATTTTTGTGGGCGAACGCGTTAACGCCATCCGCACTGCAGAATTTACGGGTACGGAATGGAGCGTGGATTTGGGCCTCATGATTCGCCCGCTTTCGTTCGTTTCGCTCGGCTATTCCTGCGATAACGTGCTTTACGCCGGCCCGCAAGCGCCCGAACGCGTACAGAACTTGGGTGCAACTTTGCGCCTCGGCCCTCTCTTCAGCGTGAGTTACGACGTCGAAGATTTCGAAGACCACCGCTTGCTTTTTGAACTCGGCCTTTACGGCGTCCGTTGGGGATTCCGCATGCCGTTGCATGGCGATGACGAATATCGCCTTACGTTCTCTACCAGTTTTGGCGGCTACAACAATGTGGCCTTGCATGTGTACGACGATCTTCTGCCCAAAGGTGGCGCATGGGGCTATCATAGTGCCCGCAACCCGAACGCCTCTTTGAGCGCGCAAATCATTCGTGTGCCGCTCGATATGCAAATCTCTGAAACCGAAGACGAATTCTCGTTCTTCCGCAAGAGTTCCATTTGCATTTGGCATGTGCGCAACCTGTTCGAACATATGTTGCGCGATCCGGCCTGTGGCCTCGTGATTCTGGACTTTTCGGGCTACAAGGGTAACATCGGCGTCTCGAGCGAAATCGACCGCTACGTCAAAAAACTCAAGGCCCGCGGAAGCAAGGTGGTCGCCTACATGGATGACATTCGCCCCGCTGTGTTGTTGGCGTCTGCGCATGTGGACCGTATTGCAGTGGAACCTTCTGCTCACATGAACTGGCGCGGTCTCGGCGGGAACATTCTTTTCTATAAGGGTCTGTTTGACAAACTGGGCGTGAAGGCGGAATTCTTACGTCATGGGGCGTACAAGTCCGCTGTAGAACCCTACGTGGCAGACTCCATGTCGGCAGAGGCACGCTCCAATTTCGACACGCTGTATCATGATTTGTGGACCGCTTTGCAAACCTACATTTCCATGCGCGGCGTAGGTCCGCAAATGTCGTCCGAAAAAGCCTACAAGCACTTGGATTCCTTGGCGGGCGAGCCTTTGGTGACGGCGTCTGCGGCAAAACGCGCGGGCCTTGTAGACACCTTGCTTTACTTGGATCAAGTGCCTTCTTACGCGTTAAAGACTTTCTTCGATATCGACTACCCGAATGCGGCGTTCCGCACATGGTCGCCCACGGACAAGAAGATTTTCAACGAAAGCTGGGCTCCGCGAGCAAAGATTGCCCTCTTGAATATTGACGGTACCATCGATTCCCGCATGGAACGCTCGGTGCTTGAATCAATCCGCAAATTGCCTTCGACCGGTGCCGAGGCCTTGATCGTACGCATTTCTTCGCCGGGTGGCTCTGCCATCGCTTCTGACAAGATTTGGGCAGCGCTTCGCAATATCAGTGAAATCGGCATTCCGGTGGTCTCTAGCATCGGCTACATGGGGGCCTCGGGCGGTTACTACATCGCCTGCGCCGGCGACAAGATTCTTGCAGAACCGATGGCCATTGTGGGTAGCATAGGTATCTATGGCGGTAAAATCGACGCCTCTGGCCTCATGGACAAAATCGGGCTCAAGGCCGAAACTGTCAAGACGCACGAATATGCAGACGCGACGACCTTTACGCGCGCCTGGACGGACCGCGAAAAGGCCGCCTTGCAGGCGTACATGGATGAATTCTACGACCGCTTTACTGGAGTCGTTTCTAAAGCTATGGGAATCCCGCAGGCGACCGTCGATACCGCCTACGGTGGCGGCCGCGTCATGATCGGCATCAAGGCGCTTGCCGCAGGACTCGTGCACGGCCTCGGCGGAATCGACGACGCCATCGCCGTCGCCAAGCAACTTGCCGACATCGGCGAAAACACCGACGTCGATTTGCAAGTGCTCGGCTCCGGCCATTCGCTCACGCTCCCGACGCCGGGCTCCAAGATGCTTTACCAGCTTTCCGACTGGACCGAATACATTTATGACTTGAGCCGCCCGCAACTTTGGGCGGTCGAGCCCGCGCTTTTTGAGCCGGCTTTGTTAGGTATTGAATAA
- a CDS encoding Gfo/Idh/MocA family protein, which produces MQNTCSYKAVLIGNGTMGQRHKRLFEEDGVEFIGVADTSAEAAALFKRIKTGELAPDFAVVASPAVTHDEYVKKCIKMKLPVLVEKPVSVSGEDALEYQKKALKRNAFVFVGHSERYNPAIEEFAKTDFCKEMQDCLKSWFLQKQDVFPVRFKFTRTHGFSPRNRDVSVEYDLMIHDMDLLCLFVDKNAMMYRSLQCEELSDDRVHAVYDFSTITAEFIADRNCACDSRTVEISMGARSVKLDLGAYRQGNPAYALQKEHEAFLNYLSSYKKTAQNKDPDYDWYRGFYDACYAVVLVSLIGEMFKKGRANEIDAK; this is translated from the coding sequence ATGCAAAATACATGTTCTTATAAGGCAGTCCTGATCGGCAACGGAACCATGGGGCAGCGGCACAAGAGGCTGTTCGAAGAAGATGGCGTTGAATTTATCGGAGTCGCCGACACTTCGGCCGAGGCTGCAGCCTTGTTCAAACGAATTAAAACCGGCGAACTGGCTCCCGATTTTGCCGTCGTTGCATCTCCTGCCGTAACGCACGACGAATACGTCAAAAAATGCATCAAGATGAAGCTCCCGGTGCTTGTGGAAAAACCGGTGTCGGTATCTGGGGAGGATGCCCTGGAGTACCAGAAAAAAGCCTTGAAGCGTAACGCGTTTGTCTTTGTCGGGCATTCGGAACGCTACAACCCGGCCATCGAAGAATTTGCAAAGACCGACTTCTGCAAGGAAATGCAGGATTGCTTAAAATCCTGGTTTCTCCAGAAACAAGATGTTTTTCCGGTTAGGTTCAAGTTTACGCGAACGCACGGTTTTTCGCCGCGCAACCGCGATGTTTCCGTGGAATACGATCTGATGATCCACGACATGGACCTGCTTTGTCTCTTTGTCGACAAAAACGCCATGATGTACAGGTCGCTTCAATGCGAGGAATTGTCGGATGACCGCGTTCATGCCGTCTATGACTTCAGTACGATAACAGCGGAATTTATTGCCGACCGTAATTGCGCCTGCGACAGTCGCACGGTAGAAATTTCGATGGGCGCTCGCTCGGTCAAGCTGGATTTGGGGGCCTATCGCCAAGGCAATCCGGCGTATGCGCTACAAAAGGAACACGAGGCTTTTCTAAATTATTTAAGCTCTTATAAGAAAACGGCGCAAAATAAAGATCCTGACTACGATTGGTATAGAGGCTTTTACGACGCCTGCTATGCGGTCGTACTGGTTTCTTTGATTGGTGAAATGTTCAAAAAGGGGAGAGCGAATGAAATTGATGCAAAATAA
- a CDS encoding DegT/DnrJ/EryC1/StrS aminotransferase family protein translates to MSENKTITVTSPLFPKLEEFIPMLQDIWNRKWLTNNGHYHQELEKALAEYLGVKYISLFTNGTLPLITALQAMRITGEVITTPYSFVATTHSIWWNGLKPVFVDVDENTGNIDPEKIEAAITPRTTAIMPVHVYGTPCNTKRIQEIADIYGLKVIYDSAHAFGVQVNGESVLKAGDMSTLSFHATKVYNTVEGGALVCHDEATKKRIDYLKNFGFADETTVVAPGINSKMDEIRSAYGLLNLRQVDSAIEKRKAVADKYRAALKDIAGIRFLPDIEGVRHNYAYFPIFISEEYGVSRDELYALLQKHNIYGRRYFYPLISTFSAYKGLDSANPANLPIAHKLADQVLCLPMFATLDDEGVNRVIEVITNKK, encoded by the coding sequence ATGAGCGAAAATAAAACTATTACAGTTACCTCCCCACTCTTTCCGAAGCTAGAAGAATTCATTCCCATGCTTCAGGATATTTGGAACAGGAAATGGCTGACCAACAACGGCCACTACCACCAGGAATTGGAAAAAGCACTTGCCGAATATCTCGGTGTAAAGTACATCAGCCTTTTTACCAACGGAACCTTGCCGCTGATTACTGCACTGCAGGCAATGAGAATTACCGGGGAAGTAATTACCACACCCTATAGTTTTGTGGCGACCACCCACTCCATCTGGTGGAACGGCCTTAAGCCTGTTTTTGTCGATGTTGACGAAAACACCGGCAATATCGACCCCGAAAAAATCGAGGCCGCCATTACGCCGCGCACAACAGCCATCATGCCCGTACACGTTTACGGAACACCTTGCAATACGAAGCGCATCCAAGAAATCGCCGACATCTACGGGCTCAAGGTCATCTATGACTCCGCGCATGCCTTTGGCGTGCAGGTGAACGGAGAATCCGTATTAAAAGCAGGCGACATGAGTACGCTCAGTTTTCATGCCACCAAAGTATACAATACGGTTGAAGGCGGAGCTCTTGTTTGCCATGACGAGGCAACAAAGAAACGTATCGATTATTTGAAGAACTTCGGCTTCGCAGATGAAACGACAGTCGTCGCTCCCGGCATCAACAGCAAGATGGACGAAATTCGCTCGGCATACGGACTATTAAACTTGAGGCAAGTCGACAGCGCCATCGAAAAACGCAAGGCGGTTGCAGACAAGTACAGAGCCGCGCTAAAAGACATTGCCGGCATTCGTTTCCTCCCCGATATCGAAGGCGTCCGCCACAACTACGCTTACTTCCCGATTTTCATTAGCGAAGAATACGGCGTTAGCCGCGATGAACTTTACGCATTGCTGCAAAAGCACAACATTTACGGACGTCGCTATTTCTACCCGCTTATCAGCACTTTCAGCGCCTACAAGGGGCTGGATTCTGCCAATCCAGCAAACCTGCCTATCGCCCACAAGCTTGCAGACCAGGTACTTTGCCTACCGATGTTTGCCACCCTCGATGACGAAGGCGTTAATAGGGTGATTGAAGTCATTACTAACAAGAAATAA